The Microcebus murinus isolate Inina chromosome 1, M.murinus_Inina_mat1.0, whole genome shotgun sequence genome includes a region encoding these proteins:
- the TCTA gene encoding T-cell leukemia translocation-altered gene protein, giving the protein MAEPWSGQSLQTLPATVLGALGALGGEFLREWEAQDMRVTLFKLLLLWLVLSLLGIQLAWGFYGNTVTGLYHRPGLGSQNGSTPDGSTHFPSWEMAANEPLKTHRE; this is encoded by the exons ATGGCGGAGCCCTGGTCCGGGCAGTCCTTGCAAACTCTGCCGGCCACGGTGTTAGGCGCGCTGGGCGCTCTAGGCGGCGAGTTCTTGCGGGAATGGGAGGCGCAGGACATGCGGGTAACCCTCTTCAAGTTGCTGCTGCTGTGGTTGGTGCTAAGTCTCCTGGGCATCCAGCTGGCGTGGGGGTTCTACGGTAACACGGTGACCGGGTTGTATCACCGCCCAG GTCTGGGCAGTCAGAACGGATCCACACCTGATGGCTCCACGCATTTCCCTTCGTG GGAAATGGCAGCAAACGAACCTCTCAAAACCCACAGAGAATAA
- the AMT gene encoding aminomethyltransferase, mitochondrial — MRQAVSMVARLGFRLQQLPSVLSRQLSCAQDVLRRTPLYDLHLAHGGKMVEFAGWSLPVQYRDSHVDSHLHTRQHCSLFDVSHMLQTKILGSDRVKLMESIVVGDIAELEPNQGTLSLFTNEAGGILDDLIVTNTSEGYLYVVSNAGCCDKDLALMQNKVREFQNKGSDVGLEVMDNALLALQGPTAAQVLQAGVADDLRKLPFMSSAVMEVFGVSGCRVTRCGYTGEDGVEISVPAAGAVHLATALLENPEVKLAGLAARDSLRLEAGLCLYGKDIDERTTPVEGSLGWTLGKRRRAAMDFPGAKVIVPQLKSKVQRRRVGLMCEGAPMRAHSPILSTEGAVIGTVTSGCPSPCLKKNVAMGYVPYEYSQPGTLLLVEVRRKQQMAMVSKMPFVPRNYYTLK; from the exons ATGCGGCAGGCAGTGAGCATGGTGGCCCGTCTGGGCTTTCGCCTGCAGCAACTCCCTTCTGTCCTGAGTCGTCAGCTCAGCTGCGCACAG GATGTGCTCCGCCGGACACCGCTCTATGATTTGCACCTGGCCCATGGTGGGAAAATGGTGGAGTTCGCTGGTTGGAGTTTGCCAGTGCAGTACCGAGACAGTCACGTTGACTCGCACCTGCACACGCGCCAGCACTGCTCGCTCTTTGACGTGTCTCACATGCTGCAG ACCAAGATACTTGGTAGTGACCGGGTGAAGCTGATGGAGAGTATAGTGGTTGGAGACATTGCGGAGCTCGAGCCAAACCAG GGGACACTGTCACTATTTACCAATGAGGCTGGAGGCATCTTAGATGACTTGATCGTGACCAACACTTCTGAGGGGTACCTGTATGTGGTGTCCAACGCTGGCTGCTGCGACAAGGACTTGGCCCTTATGCAG aacaAGGTGAGGGAGTTTCAGAACAAGGGCAGTGATGTGGGCCTGGAGGTGATGGATAATGCCTTGTTAGCCCTGCAAG GACCCACTGCGGCCCAGGTGCTGCAGGCTGGTGTAGCAGATGACCTGAGGAAACTGCCCTTCATGTCCAGTGCTGTGATGGAAGTGTTTGGCGTGTCCGGCTGCCGTGTGACCCGCTGTGGCTACACGGGAGAGGATGGTGTAGAG ATCTCGGTGCCAGCAGCAGGGGCAGTCCACCTGGCAACAGCTCTGCTGGAAAACCCAGAGGTGAAGCTGGCAGGGCTGGCGGCCAGGGACAGCCTGCGCCTGGAGGCAGGCCTCTGCCTGTATGGGAAGGACATTGATGAACGCACCACACCTGTGGAAGGCAGCCTCGGTTGGACATTGG GAAAGCGCCGCCGAGCTGCTATGGATTTCCCTGGAGCCAAAGTCATTGTTCCTCAGCTGAAGAGCAAGGTGCAGCGGAGGCGTGTGGGGCTGATGTGTGAGGGGGCCCCCATGCGGGCGCACAGTCCCATCCTgagcacagagggtgctgtgatTG GTACTGTGACCAGTGGCTGCCCTTCACCCTGCCTGAAGAAGAACGTGGCCATGGGTTATGTGCCCTATGAGTATAGTCAGCCGGGGACACTGCTGCTGGTAGAGGTGCGGCGGAAGCAGCAGATGGCTATGGTCAGCAAGATGCCCTTTGTACCCAGGAACTACTACACTCTAAAGTGA
- the NICN1 gene encoding nicolin-1 isoform X1: MRLGWGCQEGLVVGGPEQRLRLVALGGIMSRVSVPCHVKGTVALQVGDVRTSHGRPGVLVIDVTFPSVAPFELQEITFKNYYTAFLSIRVRQHTSMHTPAKWVTCLRDHCLMPNPHSEEGAQDYVSLFKHQMLCDMARVLELRLILRQPSPLWLSFTVEELQIYQQGPKSPSMTFPKWLSHPVPCEQPVPLLEGLPDPSRVSSEVQQMWALTEMIRASHTSARIGRFDVDGCYDLNLLSYT, encoded by the exons ATGAGGCTTGGCTGGGGGTGCCAGGAAGGACTGGTGGTTGGGGGACCCGAGCAGCGGTTGCGCCTGGTCGCGCTTGGGGGCATCATGTCCCGTGTGTCGGTGCCCTGCCATGTGAAAGGCACTGTGGCTCTGCAGGTGGGCGACGTGCGGACCTCCCATGGCCGGCCTGGCGTGCTGGTCATCGATGTCACCTTCCCCAGCGTCGCGCCCTTCGAG TTACAGGAGATCACATTTAAGAATTACTACACAGCCTTTTTGAGCATCCGCGTCCGTCAGCATACCTCGATGCATACACCGGCCAAGTGGGTGACTTGTCTGCGAGACCATTGTCTGATGCCCAACCCACACAGTGAGGAGGGAGCCCAGGACTATGTATCACTGTTCAAACACCAG atGCTGTGTGACATGGCCAGAGTACTGGAGCTACGCCTGATTCTTCGGCAGCCATCACCACTGTGGTTGTCTTTCACAGTGGAGGAGCTGCAGATTTATCAGCAGGGACCAAAG AGCCCCTCCATGACCTTCCCCAAGTGGCTCTCCCACCCAGTCCCCTGTGAGCAACCTGTCCCCCTACTTGAG GGTCTCCCAGACCCCAGCAGGGTATCCTCCGAGGTGCAGCAGATGTGGGCGCTGACAGAGATGATCCGGGCCAGTCACACCTCCGCAAGGATCGGCCGCTTTGAT GTGGATGGCTGTTATGACCTGAACTTGCTCTCCTACACTTGA
- the NICN1 gene encoding nicolin-1 isoform X2: MRLGWGCQEGLVVGGPEQRLRLVALGGIMSRVSVPCHVKGTVALQVGDVRTSHGRPGVLVIDVTFPSVAPFELQEITFKNYYTAFLSIRVRQHTSMHTPAKWVTCLRDHCLMPNPHSEEGAQDYVSLFKHQMLCDMARVLELRLILRQPSPLWLSFTVEELQIYQQGPKSPSMTFPKWLSHPVPCEQPVPLLEQMWALTEMIRASHTSARIGRFDVDGCYDLNLLSYT; the protein is encoded by the exons ATGAGGCTTGGCTGGGGGTGCCAGGAAGGACTGGTGGTTGGGGGACCCGAGCAGCGGTTGCGCCTGGTCGCGCTTGGGGGCATCATGTCCCGTGTGTCGGTGCCCTGCCATGTGAAAGGCACTGTGGCTCTGCAGGTGGGCGACGTGCGGACCTCCCATGGCCGGCCTGGCGTGCTGGTCATCGATGTCACCTTCCCCAGCGTCGCGCCCTTCGAG TTACAGGAGATCACATTTAAGAATTACTACACAGCCTTTTTGAGCATCCGCGTCCGTCAGCATACCTCGATGCATACACCGGCCAAGTGGGTGACTTGTCTGCGAGACCATTGTCTGATGCCCAACCCACACAGTGAGGAGGGAGCCCAGGACTATGTATCACTGTTCAAACACCAG atGCTGTGTGACATGGCCAGAGTACTGGAGCTACGCCTGATTCTTCGGCAGCCATCACCACTGTGGTTGTCTTTCACAGTGGAGGAGCTGCAGATTTATCAGCAGGGACCAAAG AGCCCCTCCATGACCTTCCCCAAGTGGCTCTCCCACCCAGTCCCCTGTGAGCAACCTGTCCCCCTACTTGAG CAGATGTGGGCGCTGACAGAGATGATCCGGGCCAGTCACACCTCCGCAAGGATCGGCCGCTTTGAT GTGGATGGCTGTTATGACCTGAACTTGCTCTCCTACACTTGA